The Streptococcus pantholopis genome has a segment encoding these proteins:
- a CDS encoding glycerate kinase, translating into MHVLIAPDSFKESLTALEVAKNLQIGFSRSMPEASFDLLPIGDGGEGTLTALCDGLQLQKQTVQVTGALGRRVLAPYAANDDLAVFEMAAICGIELVPPVQRQPLTLTTKGVGDMLLYLAQTGVKEIMVGVGGSATNDGGIGMALGLGFKFLDAHGQELPATGAHLGQVKTVVPPPNSPLKNLKLTIMTDVINPLCGQQGATYVFGPQKGLPLADLAEIDQAMHTFYQLVDPHLIDLAGSGAGGGMAAGLIAFAGGQMASGINTVLDLLDFDNRVKKADLVIVGEGRLDRQSLAGKAPIGLARRTPAGLPVLAICGSLSDDLPDFPFENIQAAFPIISAVGSLEEILAAADKNLIRTAQNIGNLLKLQQKV; encoded by the coding sequence ATGCATGTTCTTATTGCTCCTGATTCATTTAAAGAGAGCCTGACAGCCCTTGAAGTTGCTAAAAATCTTCAAATTGGTTTCAGCCGTTCCATGCCGGAAGCTAGCTTTGATTTGCTGCCGATAGGCGATGGCGGAGAAGGCACCTTAACAGCTCTTTGCGATGGTCTGCAGCTTCAAAAACAGACCGTTCAGGTGACGGGAGCACTGGGCCGGAGAGTCTTAGCTCCTTATGCAGCAAATGATGATTTGGCTGTTTTTGAGATGGCAGCTATCTGCGGGATAGAACTCGTCCCTCCTGTTCAGCGTCAGCCCTTGACTTTAACGACCAAAGGTGTTGGCGACATGCTGCTCTACTTGGCTCAAACAGGTGTCAAAGAAATTATGGTAGGGGTCGGCGGCAGTGCAACTAATGACGGTGGTATCGGTATGGCCTTAGGCCTTGGCTTTAAGTTTTTAGATGCTCATGGTCAGGAGCTGCCAGCTACCGGTGCTCATTTGGGGCAGGTCAAAACTGTTGTTCCGCCTCCTAACTCACCGCTTAAAAACCTTAAACTCACTATTATGACAGATGTGATTAATCCTTTATGCGGCCAACAAGGGGCGACTTATGTTTTTGGTCCCCAAAAAGGGCTGCCGCTAGCAGACCTTGCTGAGATTGATCAGGCAATGCATACTTTTTACCAGCTGGTCGATCCTCACTTGATTGACTTAGCAGGCAGCGGAGCAGGAGGGGGCATGGCGGCTGGTTTAATCGCTTTTGCAGGCGGTCAGATGGCTTCAGGCATTAATACTGTTTTAGACCTTCTTGATTTTGACAATCGTGTTAAAAAGGCTGATTTGGTTATTGTTGGCGAAGGGCGGCTGGATCGGCAGAGTCTGGCAGGTAAGGCACCTATTGGACTAGCCAGACGGACACCGGCTGGGCTGCCAGTTTTGGCCATTTGTGGCAGTCTTTCCGATGATTTGCCAGACTTCCCTTTTGAAAATATTCAGGCCGCTTTTCCCATTATTTCGGCAGTGGGCTCTCTGGAAGAGATACTGGCAGCGGCGGATAAAAATTTGATACGAACTGCCCAGAATATCGGTAATCTTCTAAAATTACAGCAAAAAGTATGA
- the eno gene encoding surface-displayed alpha-enolase yields the protein MSIITDVYAREVLDSRGNPTVEVEVYTESGAFGRGMVPSGASTGEHEAVELRDGDKSRYLGKGTQKAVDNVNNVIAEAIIGFDVRDQQAIDRAMIALDGTPTKGKLGANAILGVSIAVARAAADYLEVPLYSYLGGFNTKVLPTPMMNIINGGSHSDAPIAFQEFMIVPAGAPTFKEALRWGAEIFHNLKSILAERGLETAVGDEGGFAPKFDGTEDAVETIIKAIETAGYKPGEEVFIGFDVASSEFYADGIYDYTKFEGEGGAKRTSAEQIDYLEELVNKYPIITIEDGMDENDWDGWKALTERLGDRVQLVGDDFFVTNTDYLARGIKEGAANSILIKVNQIGTLTETFEAIEMAKEAGYTAVVSHRSGETEDSTIADISVATNAGQIKTGSLSRTDRIAKYNQLLRIEDQLGEVAEYRGLKSFYNLKK from the coding sequence ATGTCAATTATTACTGATGTCTACGCTCGCGAAGTCTTGGACTCACGCGGAAATCCGACAGTTGAAGTGGAAGTGTACACTGAATCAGGTGCTTTTGGACGCGGCATGGTTCCTTCAGGAGCTTCTACTGGAGAACACGAAGCTGTAGAACTTCGTGACGGCGATAAATCCCGTTACCTTGGGAAAGGGACTCAAAAAGCAGTTGATAATGTCAACAATGTTATTGCTGAAGCCATCATCGGTTTTGATGTTCGCGATCAGCAAGCTATCGACCGTGCGATGATTGCTCTTGACGGAACTCCGACAAAAGGGAAGCTTGGTGCCAATGCTATTCTTGGTGTGTCCATTGCAGTAGCGCGTGCTGCAGCTGATTACCTTGAAGTACCGCTTTACAGCTATCTTGGCGGTTTCAATACAAAAGTTCTCCCAACTCCAATGATGAATATCATCAACGGCGGTTCTCACTCAGACGCTCCGATTGCTTTCCAAGAATTCATGATTGTTCCTGCTGGTGCGCCTACATTTAAAGAAGCTCTTCGCTGGGGTGCTGAAATTTTCCACAACCTTAAGTCTATCTTAGCAGAACGCGGTCTTGAAACTGCTGTCGGTGACGAAGGTGGTTTTGCTCCTAAGTTTGACGGTACAGAAGATGCTGTGGAAACAATTATTAAAGCGATTGAAACAGCTGGCTATAAACCAGGAGAGGAAGTCTTTATCGGCTTTGACGTTGCTTCATCAGAGTTTTATGCTGATGGCATCTACGACTACACTAAGTTTGAAGGCGAAGGCGGCGCAAAACGGACATCAGCAGAACAAATTGATTATCTGGAAGAATTGGTTAACAAATACCCAATCATTACAATCGAAGATGGTATGGATGAAAATGACTGGGATGGCTGGAAAGCTTTGACAGAACGTCTTGGTGACCGTGTACAGCTGGTAGGTGATGACTTCTTTGTTACAAATACAGACTACCTTGCACGCGGTATCAAAGAAGGTGCTGCTAATTCTATCCTTATCAAGGTTAACCAAATCGGTACCTTGACTGAAACATTTGAAGCTATCGAAATGGCTAAAGAAGCTGGTTATACTGCAGTTGTTTCTCACCGCTCTGGTGAAACTGAAGATTCAACAATTGCTGATATCTCAGTAGCTACTAATGCCGGCCAAATCAAAACTGGTTCACTGTCACGTACAGACCGTATTGCTAAATACAATCAGTTGCTTCGTATCGAAGATCAGCTTGGTGAAGTGGCTGAATACCGTGGCCTCAAATCATTCTATAATCTTAAAAAATAA
- a CDS encoding NUDIX hydrolase: MEKWDAYLENGQKTSITLTRGHGIPKGLFHLVAEVLVQHSDGDILFMQRSFSKGQYAGYFEATAGGSVLQGETSEDAVIRELAEETGIQSAKPRFLERKVLSDAASLIDRYYLQTTWDKKSIVLQTDETVNFIWLPLEDLDSFIAAHPILPRQLETIRKVQRGEI, translated from the coding sequence ATGGAAAAATGGGATGCTTATCTGGAAAACGGACAAAAAACATCGATAACATTAACCAGAGGACACGGGATTCCCAAAGGGCTGTTCCACTTAGTAGCCGAAGTTTTGGTTCAGCACAGTGATGGCGATATTCTTTTTATGCAGAGAAGTTTTTCCAAAGGGCAATATGCCGGTTATTTTGAGGCAACTGCCGGCGGCTCTGTCCTTCAGGGTGAGACATCCGAAGACGCTGTTATCCGTGAACTGGCAGAAGAAACAGGCATTCAGTCTGCTAAACCGCGATTTTTGGAGCGAAAGGTCTTATCTGATGCTGCTTCACTGATTGATCGTTATTATTTACAGACCACCTGGGACAAAAAGAGTATTGTGCTGCAGACTGACGAAACAGTAAACTTTATCTGGTTGCCCTTAGAAGACCTAGATTCCTTTATTGCCGCTCACCCTATCCTGCCCAGACAGCTGGAAACTATCCGCAAAGTACAAAGAGGAGAAATTTAG
- a CDS encoding shikimate kinase encodes MAKVLLGFMGAGKTTVAGYLTDNFLDMDTIIEEKVGMSITDFFAEYGEAAFRKLESETLQELMKIDGDIIISTGGGVVISEKNRELLRQNRKYNVLLAASFEVLYERIKNDKVYQRPLFLNNSKEDFHGIFERRMMLYEGLSDLIINVDNRTPEEIARIIKCM; translated from the coding sequence ATGGCTAAAGTTTTATTGGGATTCATGGGTGCTGGGAAAACAACAGTAGCGGGCTATCTGACGGATAATTTTCTGGATATGGATACGATTATCGAAGAAAAGGTCGGTATGTCTATTACAGATTTTTTTGCTGAGTATGGTGAAGCCGCTTTTCGTAAACTAGAATCCGAAACCCTTCAGGAACTGATGAAAATTGACGGCGACATCATTATTTCCACCGGCGGAGGGGTTGTCATCAGTGAAAAGAACCGCGAACTTCTGCGGCAGAACCGCAAATACAATGTACTCTTAGCAGCATCGTTTGAAGTACTGTATGAGCGCATCAAGAATGATAAAGTTTATCAAAGGCCGCTCTTTTTGAATAATTCAAAGGAAGATTTTCATGGTATTTTCGAGCGGCGGATGATGCTTTATGAAGGCTTGTCGGACTTAATTATAAATGTTGACAACCGTACACCGGAAGAAATTGCAAGGATTATTAAATGCATGTAG
- the pheA gene encoding prephenate dehydratase, protein MHVGYLGPKGSFTHNIALKAFPDEELIPLGTITEVIKAYEEGDVSYAIVPVENAIEGPVLETSDYLFHQAHIETIAEIVQPIKQQLLATAQGKKIEKIFSHPQAIAQGKKYVLENYPDVIIEAMASTAYAARYVAEHPQANYAAIAPQAAADEYGLEIIAQDIHEIDNNYTRFWVLGPKAVPIDLKETDKKISLAFTLPDNLPGALYKALSVFAWRGIDLTKIESRPLKTVLGEYFFIIDFANHNEELVGFALEELTAIGIHYKILGKYTVYQLG, encoded by the coding sequence ATGCATGTAGGTTATTTAGGTCCCAAAGGGTCTTTTACGCATAATATTGCGCTCAAGGCTTTCCCGGATGAAGAGCTCATCCCTTTGGGGACGATTACAGAAGTTATCAAGGCTTATGAAGAGGGTGACGTGTCTTATGCAATTGTACCTGTTGAAAATGCTATCGAAGGCCCGGTCCTTGAAACATCGGATTATCTTTTTCATCAGGCGCACATCGAAACAATCGCTGAGATTGTCCAGCCGATTAAGCAGCAGTTACTGGCTACCGCACAGGGTAAAAAAATCGAAAAGATTTTCTCTCACCCTCAGGCCATTGCTCAGGGAAAAAAATACGTGCTGGAAAATTATCCTGATGTCATTATTGAGGCTATGGCCAGCACGGCTTATGCTGCCCGTTATGTTGCGGAGCACCCGCAAGCCAATTATGCCGCCATTGCCCCGCAGGCGGCGGCAGATGAATACGGACTTGAAATTATTGCTCAGGATATTCATGAGATTGACAATAATTACACCCGTTTCTGGGTTCTTGGGCCTAAAGCCGTTCCAATTGATTTAAAAGAGACGGATAAAAAAATTTCTTTAGCCTTTACTCTGCCGGATAATTTACCGGGTGCACTCTATAAGGCTTTATCTGTTTTTGCCTGGCGGGGTATTGATTTAACAAAAATTGAAAGCCGTCCTTTAAAAACGGTTTTGGGGGAATATTTCTTTATCATTGATTTTGCTAATCATAATGAAGAATTAGTCGGCTTTGCTTTAGAAGAGTTGACAGCTATTGGGATTCACTATAAAATTTTAGGAAAATACACTGTTTATCAATTAGGGTAA
- a CDS encoding beta-glucoside-specific PTS transporter subunit IIABC: MAKNYDDLARDIIAHVGGEDNVLSLGHCITRLRFYLKDESKADTDYLAEREGIVTVVQAGGQYQVVIGNHVNEVYEAILANSRIKGTAGGAEDGESEEEPQPKGNLLDRFIALMSGLFQPILAVLAGAGVLKGLAALLVISGVSNTSGLYMVVQAAGDGFFQFLPMALALTAARKFKSSEFIALAVAGAMLYPSLVNPTDAEPLMVLFKGTLFESEIYMTFLGIPMILQSYYSTVVPVIFAVWFAGKVEKLAKKIIPDVIKLALVPAFTLLIAVPVSVMLIGPISSWAASIVGGAIGNIIDYNTTIAYTIVGGLWQILVMFGLHWGLVPIMYNNYATQGFDTVLVGSFGASFAQIGVLLAVILKTKESKVKQIGWPAFVTGIFGITEPSIYGVTLPMKTPFIISCVAAALSGTLGGFLKLVSYTSGGLGVFKYPTFLDPEGINTMNVWNGVLVSVFAFVLGFVMMMFVKVPRLYGKKAVENEKKATSDSVPAAVQSDDLTSPLTGEVKALADVPDPVFSTGAMGPGAAVEPTVGKVLAPADATVSLVFPTKHAIGLVTDSGAELLIHIGMDTVNLEGKYFTAHVDKDQKVKRGDSLIDFDIEAIKKAGYSVTTPIIVTNAAEYLEIQTTTSSSVTPEDLLLTLTK, translated from the coding sequence ATGGCCAAAAATTATGATGATTTAGCCCGGGATATCATTGCTCATGTTGGCGGTGAGGATAATGTTTTAAGTCTCGGTCATTGTATTACCCGCCTTCGTTTTTATCTGAAAGATGAGTCGAAAGCGGATACTGATTATCTGGCAGAGCGTGAGGGCATTGTGACCGTTGTACAGGCAGGCGGCCAATATCAGGTGGTCATCGGAAATCATGTCAATGAAGTCTATGAAGCTATCTTAGCAAACAGCCGCATCAAAGGAACAGCTGGTGGAGCAGAGGACGGAGAGTCTGAAGAGGAGCCCCAGCCTAAGGGAAATTTACTTGACCGTTTCATCGCCCTTATGTCGGGGCTATTCCAGCCAATTTTGGCCGTTCTGGCAGGTGCTGGTGTACTTAAAGGTTTAGCCGCACTTTTGGTTATCAGCGGTGTATCAAACACTTCAGGACTGTATATGGTTGTTCAAGCTGCCGGAGACGGGTTTTTCCAGTTTTTACCGATGGCTTTAGCGCTAACGGCAGCCCGTAAATTTAAATCAAGTGAATTTATTGCATTGGCAGTAGCCGGTGCCATGCTTTATCCATCTTTAGTGAATCCAACTGACGCTGAGCCCCTTATGGTTCTTTTTAAAGGGACACTGTTTGAATCGGAAATTTATATGACTTTCTTAGGTATTCCAATGATTCTGCAATCCTATTATTCAACGGTTGTCCCAGTTATCTTTGCTGTTTGGTTTGCCGGTAAAGTTGAAAAATTAGCAAAGAAGATTATTCCTGATGTCATTAAACTAGCACTTGTTCCAGCCTTTACTCTTCTTATCGCAGTACCGGTTTCCGTTATGCTGATTGGTCCAATTTCTTCTTGGGCGGCCAGTATTGTGGGTGGAGCGATTGGAAATATTATTGACTACAACACAACGATTGCTTATACTATTGTCGGCGGCCTTTGGCAGATTTTGGTAATGTTTGGCCTTCATTGGGGTTTGGTGCCGATTATGTATAATAACTATGCGACACAAGGATTTGATACCGTTCTAGTCGGTTCATTCGGTGCATCATTTGCCCAAATCGGAGTGCTGTTGGCTGTTATTTTGAAAACAAAAGAGTCAAAAGTAAAACAGATTGGCTGGCCCGCTTTTGTAACTGGTATTTTTGGTATTACAGAACCTTCTATTTATGGGGTGACCCTTCCAATGAAGACACCGTTTATTATCAGCTGTGTCGCCGCCGCTCTCTCTGGGACATTAGGCGGATTTTTGAAACTTGTTTCTTATACGTCAGGTGGCCTTGGAGTTTTCAAATACCCAACATTTCTTGATCCTGAAGGGATTAATACGATGAATGTCTGGAATGGCGTATTAGTCAGTGTTTTTGCCTTTGTTTTAGGTTTTGTTATGATGATGTTCGTCAAAGTCCCAAGGCTCTATGGCAAAAAGGCAGTTGAAAATGAAAAAAAAGCGACAAGCGATTCTGTCCCCGCTGCAGTTCAAAGTGATGATTTAACCAGCCCTCTTACCGGAGAGGTTAAAGCACTGGCCGATGTTCCGGATCCAGTGTTTTCAACAGGGGCTATGGGTCCTGGTGCCGCTGTTGAGCCAACAGTCGGTAAAGTCTTGGCGCCGGCAGATGCAACAGTCAGTCTTGTTTTTCCAACAAAACATGCCATCGGTCTTGTGACTGACAGCGGCGCCGAACTTCTTATTCACATTGGTATGGATACTGTCAATCTTGAAGGGAAGTATTTTACTGCCCATGTTGACAAGGATCAAAAGGTTAAACGAGGGGATAGTTTGATTGATTTTGACATCGAAGCGATAAAAAAAGCCGGCTATTCTGTGACAACACCGATTATTGTCACTAATGCTGCTGAATACCTTGAAATTCAGACAACAACCAGCAGTTCAGTCACTCCGGAAGATTTATTGCTGACTCTAACAAAATAA
- a CDS encoding DUF4352 domain-containing protein — MNENGKQVKRWQIVSWVSISLAVIFFLLTLVFSTLYLHEWSARIQAERRLEEMRERPSSSSSSSSSSSSSSYDDDYDDTYYTYSFGDAVDFKEGLRIAVTSAEEDSSVKMNNVLEGEKKVVVSLTVSNETKQDVTFYPEDFIVFSENSYAFFNSATYDNDIPDKIASGETKKVELYFTCDEGEPFSVNYGDVIWSGSQTGGSNTI, encoded by the coding sequence ATGAATGAAAACGGAAAGCAGGTAAAGAGGTGGCAGATTGTCAGTTGGGTTTCCATTTCTTTAGCTGTCATCTTTTTTCTGCTGACTTTGGTTTTTTCAACTCTTTATCTGCATGAATGGAGTGCAAGAATTCAGGCGGAGAGGCGGCTTGAAGAAATGCGGGAAAGGCCATCATCTTCCAGTTCTTCCAGCAGTTCCAGCAGTAGCTCCAGTTATGATGATGATTATGATGATACTTACTACACCTATAGTTTCGGAGACGCTGTTGATTTTAAGGAAGGTTTGCGTATTGCGGTCACAAGTGCGGAAGAGGACAGTTCAGTTAAGATGAATAATGTTTTAGAGGGCGAAAAGAAAGTTGTGGTTTCCCTAACGGTTTCCAATGAAACGAAGCAGGATGTTACCTTTTATCCTGAAGATTTCATTGTCTTCAGCGAGAATAGCTATGCCTTCTTTAATTCGGCAACTTATGATAACGACATTCCGGATAAAATTGCCTCCGGAGAGACTAAGAAAGTAGAGCTCTATTTCACCTGTGATGAAGGTGAGCCGTTTTCTGTCAACTACGGAGATGTTATCTGGAGCGGTTCACAAACCGGCGGTTCTAATACCATTTAG
- the aroA gene encoding 3-phosphoshikimate 1-carboxyvinyltransferase, translating to MDLQTNVTGLQGTIHVPGDKSISHRAIMFGSLAEGTTAVSNILRGEDVLATMQAFRSLGVPIEDDGHLVKIHGVGFNGLQAPKEPLDLGNSGTSIRLLSGLLAGQDFAAEMFGDDSLAKRPMDRVTIPLRQMGVDISGRTSRDLPPLRLKGNKALKPIQYQLPVASAQVKSALIFAALQADGESVILEKAPTRNHTEEMLQQFGGRIAVDGKTIRLSGNQKLTGQKLTVPGDISSAAFWLAAGLLTADSQIVLKNVGINKTRTGILEVIEAMKGQVQFSDVDSAAQSATLTVRTSELTATEIGGDIIPRLIDELPIIALLATQAKGQTVIRDAQELKVKETDRIQAVASALNALGASITPTDDGMIIQGGTPLHGGRINTMGDHRIGMMAAIAALAAQEGTVQIERAEAINTSYPAFFDDLKGLING from the coding sequence ATGGATTTGCAGACCAATGTTACCGGCTTACAAGGAACCATTCATGTTCCAGGTGATAAATCAATCAGTCACAGGGCGATTATGTTTGGGAGTTTAGCCGAAGGGACGACTGCTGTTTCAAATATCTTGCGAGGCGAAGATGTCCTAGCCACAATGCAAGCCTTTCGCAGTCTTGGTGTCCCGATTGAAGATGACGGTCACCTTGTTAAGATTCACGGTGTCGGTTTTAATGGTCTGCAGGCCCCAAAAGAACCGCTGGACTTAGGGAATTCCGGGACTTCTATCCGCTTGCTGTCCGGTCTTTTAGCCGGTCAGGATTTTGCTGCAGAGATGTTTGGCGATGACAGTCTTGCCAAGCGGCCTATGGATCGAGTAACGATTCCTCTGCGGCAGATGGGAGTTGATATTTCCGGACGGACAAGCCGTGATTTGCCTCCTTTAAGATTAAAAGGCAACAAAGCCCTGAAGCCTATTCAGTATCAGCTGCCTGTTGCGTCTGCTCAGGTTAAGTCAGCTTTGATTTTTGCAGCCTTGCAGGCTGATGGTGAATCAGTTATTCTTGAGAAAGCACCGACCCGTAATCATACTGAAGAAATGCTGCAGCAGTTCGGCGGTCGTATTGCAGTTGATGGGAAGACGATTCGGCTTAGCGGCAATCAGAAGCTGACAGGCCAAAAGCTGACTGTTCCAGGTGATATTTCAAGTGCGGCCTTTTGGCTGGCTGCCGGTCTTTTGACTGCTGACAGTCAGATTGTACTGAAAAATGTTGGTATTAATAAAACGCGGACAGGTATTTTAGAGGTCATTGAAGCGATGAAGGGGCAGGTTCAGTTTTCGGACGTTGATTCTGCTGCCCAGTCAGCAACACTGACTGTTAGGACTTCGGAGCTGACAGCGACAGAAATTGGCGGTGATATTATTCCGCGCCTGATTGATGAACTGCCGATTATTGCCTTATTAGCTACACAAGCAAAAGGTCAGACAGTTATTCGTGATGCTCAGGAACTCAAGGTGAAAGAAACTGACCGTATCCAGGCTGTTGCTTCAGCCTTAAACGCTTTGGGTGCCTCTATCACCCCGACCGACGACGGAATGATTATCCAAGGAGGGACTCCTCTGCACGGCGGCAGGATTAATACGATGGGAGATCACCGTATCGGCATGATGGCCGCAATTGCTGCCTTGGCGGCGCAAGAAGGGACAGTTCAGATAGAGCGGGCAGAAGCGATTAATACGAGCTATCCGGCCTTTTTCGATGATTTGAAAGGATTGATTAATGGCTAA
- a CDS encoding DUF1694 domain-containing protein, whose product MDELEQKILQSAQGEQRLKPDEQRNYLGTFAERVVLSILLEDAGKQPILSHFDNIMSDMVDRYGLVAVKISDKLTVAVQMAYMKKAQAAGLTATIINEEGSQSPFGLIMHTDKAENASHTDIKELYPQFFKERTQAEKTGKKSFWQRLFRKEN is encoded by the coding sequence ATGGATGAATTGGAACAAAAAATTCTGCAGAGTGCTCAGGGTGAGCAGCGCCTTAAACCAGATGAACAACGAAACTATTTAGGAACTTTTGCTGAGCGGGTAGTTCTCAGTATCCTGCTTGAAGATGCCGGTAAGCAGCCGATTCTCTCTCATTTTGACAACATTATGTCAGATATGGTTGATCGATACGGTCTTGTGGCTGTAAAAATTTCTGATAAACTGACTGTAGCTGTCCAGATGGCCTATATGAAAAAAGCTCAGGCTGCCGGACTAACTGCTACTATCATCAATGAAGAAGGCAGCCAGTCTCCCTTTGGCCTTATCATGCATACTGACAAGGCAGAAAATGCCTCTCATACTGATATTAAAGAGCTTTATCCTCAATTTTTTAAAGAAAGAACACAAGCAGAAAAAACAGGCAAAAAATCCTTTTGGCAAAGACTATTCCGCAAAGAAAACTGA
- a CDS encoding LCP family protein — protein sequence MTRNNRSGLSHHEELRYDYLLKNLQYLNDREKNEFNYLQQKMNQAQYQQQAYYDGYHSFSDYEALGNQQDFYPEDYEEADDDTLLGLPKYPTERTSSRRSRRSASAVQQGDLPVYPNTSDYSSRKPKKGPKRGRLKKILLTAGFVLLAVFAGMIFMFIKGMNDISSGKSDYSAAVTETFNGVDSEDGTNILVLGSDQRVTQGSDEARTDTIMVVNVGNSDKKVKMVSFMRDTLVNIEGYSYDDYSYDLKLNSAFNFGEQDNNQGAEYMRRVLKNNFDIDIKYYVMVDFETFAEAIDTLFPKGVKIDAQFGTVDGEDVSSVEVPDDLNMENGVVPNQTIEEGVQRMDGRTLLNYARFRKDDDGDYGRTVRQQQVISAIISQIKDPTKLFTGSAAIGKIYALTSTNISYTFLLTNGLSMLSDAQNGIDQATIPSEGGWIDDFDMYGGQALYIDFESYKQELSDLGLR from the coding sequence ATGACAAGAAATAATAGAAGCGGCTTAAGCCACCACGAAGAACTGCGGTACGATTACCTCTTAAAAAATTTGCAGTATCTAAATGACAGGGAAAAAAATGAATTTAACTACCTGCAGCAGAAGATGAATCAGGCTCAGTACCAGCAGCAGGCCTACTACGACGGCTACCATTCATTTTCTGATTATGAGGCTTTAGGCAATCAGCAGGATTTTTACCCTGAAGATTATGAAGAAGCAGATGATGACACTTTGCTAGGTCTGCCTAAATATCCGACAGAAAGAACATCTTCCCGCAGATCAAGGCGGTCTGCTTCAGCTGTACAGCAGGGAGATCTGCCTGTTTATCCAAATACCTCAGATTACAGTTCCAGAAAACCTAAAAAAGGTCCGAAAAGAGGACGGCTGAAAAAAATTCTTTTGACAGCTGGATTTGTTCTGCTGGCAGTGTTTGCCGGCATGATTTTTATGTTTATCAAGGGAATGAATGATATCTCCTCTGGCAAATCGGACTACAGCGCTGCAGTAACTGAAACCTTTAATGGTGTAGATTCAGAAGACGGTACTAATATTCTGGTTTTAGGGTCTGACCAGCGGGTGACTCAAGGCTCGGACGAGGCCAGAACAGATACAATCATGGTTGTCAATGTCGGCAATAGCGACAAAAAAGTTAAAATGGTTAGCTTCATGCGTGATACACTGGTCAATATTGAAGGCTACAGTTATGATGATTATTCCTATGATTTGAAGCTCAATTCAGCCTTTAATTTTGGTGAACAGGATAACAACCAAGGGGCAGAGTATATGCGGCGGGTTCTGAAGAATAACTTTGATATTGATATCAAATACTATGTGATGGTAGATTTCGAAACCTTTGCTGAAGCTATTGATACCCTGTTTCCTAAAGGTGTAAAGATTGATGCACAGTTTGGGACTGTTGATGGGGAAGATGTGTCTTCTGTTGAAGTTCCTGATGATCTTAATATGGAAAACGGTGTCGTACCTAATCAGACGATTGAAGAAGGAGTTCAGCGTATGGACGGGCGGACTCTGCTCAACTATGCGCGTTTCCGCAAAGATGATGACGGCGATTACGGCCGTACGGTCCGTCAGCAGCAGGTCATCAGTGCCATCATTTCACAAATTAAAGATCCGACCAAACTCTTTACAGGTTCAGCAGCGATTGGCAAGATTTATGCTTTGACTTCAACCAATATTTCCTACACCTTTTTGCTGACTAACGGCTTGTCTATGCTGAGCGATGCGCAAAACGGCATTGATCAGGCTACGATTCCGTCAGAAGGCGGCTGGATTGATGATTTTGATATGTACGGCGGACAGGCGCTCTATATTGATTTCGAAAGCTACAAGCAAGAGCTTTCAGATTTAGGCCTGCGTTAA